One Sphingopyxis macrogoltabida genomic region harbors:
- a CDS encoding HAD family hydrolase, with translation MEAPPPAPTIDYTHRVAMYDMDRTITRSGTYSGFLMHVAQRRQQWRLLLLPLVGLAGLAYAARLIDRSRLKAINLRLLVGKRFPRSEIAPLAESYADKVIARGLHPAALEQIAADREAGYRLLLATASFHLYVDAIAARLGIDDVLATQLDEPDGADHIHARLSGDNCYGEAKFARISDWLERNAITRDAAHIRAYSDHVSDHPMLHFADEGVATTPSRKLKRLAPQMGWQVVDWRAKRRR, from the coding sequence ATGGAAGCGCCGCCGCCTGCCCCGACGATCGACTATACCCATCGCGTCGCGATGTACGACATGGACCGGACGATCACGCGGTCGGGCACCTACAGCGGTTTCCTGATGCATGTGGCGCAGCGGCGCCAGCAATGGCGGCTGCTGCTGCTGCCGCTGGTCGGTCTCGCCGGCCTTGCCTATGCGGCACGGCTGATCGACCGGTCGCGGCTCAAGGCGATCAATCTTCGCTTGCTCGTCGGCAAGCGCTTTCCTCGCTCCGAAATTGCCCCGCTCGCCGAAAGCTATGCCGACAAGGTGATTGCGCGCGGTTTGCATCCGGCCGCGCTCGAACAGATCGCCGCCGACCGCGAGGCGGGGTACCGCCTGCTCCTCGCGACCGCATCCTTCCACCTTTATGTCGATGCCATCGCCGCGCGGCTGGGCATCGACGACGTGCTGGCAACGCAGCTCGACGAGCCCGATGGTGCAGACCATATCCACGCGCGACTGTCCGGCGACAATTGCTATGGCGAAGCGAAGTTCGCGCGCATCTCCGACTGGCTCGAACGCAATGCGATCACGCGCGACGCCGCGCATATCCGCGCCTATTCGGACCATGTCTCCGATCACCCGATGCTGCACTTCGCCGACGAGGGGGTGGCGACAACACCGTCGCGCAAGCTTAAGCGGCTGGCGCCGCAAATGGGCTGGCAGGTGGTCGATTGGCGCGCGAAGCGCAGGCGCTAG
- a CDS encoding cystathionine gamma-synthase family protein — protein MAMRGKPKTNSKKIGDRELSPATLMMGLGYDPVLSEGSLKPPIFLTSTFAFESAAAGKRFFEHITGKREGPADGLVYSRFNGPNQEILEDRLAVWDGADDCLVFSSGMSAIATLLLALVGQNDVIVHSGPLYAATETLIARILSRFGISFVDFPAGATREELDAILARAAALAAEKGGKVALVYLESPANPTNALVDVEAVRAARDAAFPGEQKPAIAIDNTFLGPLWQKPLRQGAELIVYSLTKYAGGHSDLVAGGVSGDQRLIDAIRPMRNTIGTICDPNTAWMLLRSLETLELRMSRAGENALKVCTFLRDHPKVEGLGYLGFISDPRQKDIFDRHCSGAGSTFSLFIKGGEEESFRFLDALKIAKLAVSLGGTETLASHPAAMTHLSVPDKRKKALGITDNLVRVSIGIENADDLTADFAQALDAV, from the coding sequence ATGGCCATGCGCGGCAAACCCAAGACGAACAGCAAGAAAATCGGCGACAGGGAACTCAGCCCCGCGACGCTGATGATGGGACTCGGTTATGACCCGGTGCTGTCCGAAGGCTCGCTGAAGCCGCCGATCTTCCTGACCTCGACCTTCGCCTTCGAAAGTGCCGCGGCGGGCAAGCGTTTCTTCGAGCATATCACGGGGAAGCGCGAAGGCCCCGCCGACGGCCTCGTCTATTCGCGTTTCAACGGCCCGAACCAGGAGATCCTCGAGGACCGGCTCGCGGTCTGGGACGGTGCCGACGACTGCCTCGTCTTTTCGAGCGGCATGTCGGCGATCGCCACGCTGCTCCTTGCTCTCGTCGGCCAGAATGACGTGATCGTTCATTCGGGCCCGCTCTATGCCGCGACCGAGACGCTGATCGCGCGCATCCTGTCGCGCTTCGGGATCAGCTTCGTCGATTTCCCGGCCGGCGCGACGCGCGAGGAACTCGACGCGATCCTCGCCCGCGCCGCCGCGCTCGCTGCCGAGAAGGGTGGCAAGGTTGCGCTCGTCTATCTCGAAAGCCCCGCGAACCCGACCAACGCGCTCGTCGATGTCGAAGCGGTGCGCGCGGCGCGCGATGCCGCGTTCCCCGGCGAGCAAAAGCCGGCGATCGCGATCGACAATACCTTCCTCGGCCCGCTCTGGCAAAAGCCGCTCCGGCAGGGCGCCGAACTCATCGTCTACAGCCTGACCAAATATGCCGGCGGCCATTCGGACCTTGTCGCGGGCGGCGTGTCGGGCGACCAGCGGCTGATCGATGCGATCCGCCCGATGCGCAATACGATCGGCACGATCTGCGACCCCAACACGGCATGGATGCTGCTGCGTAGCCTCGAGACGCTCGAACTGCGCATGAGCCGTGCGGGCGAGAACGCCCTGAAGGTCTGCACTTTCCTGCGCGATCATCCCAAGGTCGAAGGCCTCGGCTATCTGGGCTTCATCAGCGATCCGCGGCAGAAGGACATTTTCGACCGCCATTGCTCGGGCGCGGGATCGACCTTTTCGCTCTTCATCAAGGGTGGCGAGGAAGAAAGCTTCCGTTTCCTCGACGCGCTCAAGATCGCCAAGCTTGCGGTCAGCCTCGGCGGCACCGAAACGCTCGCCAGCCATCCCGCGGCGATGACCCATCTGTCGGTACCCGACAAGCGCAAGAAGGCGCTCGGCATCACCGACAATCTGGTGCGCGTGTCGATCGGGATCGAAAATGCCGACGACCTGACCGCCGATTTCGCGCAGGCGCTCGACGCAGTCTAG
- a CDS encoding MFS transporter translates to MKALAIPRKRLVSIIGGSAGNLVEWYDWFAYAAFAIYFAPVFFPKADPTAQLLNSAAIFAVGFVMRPIGAWVMGRFADTRGRKAGLSLSVALMFSGSMLIAVAPTYATAGLLGPATLLVARMLQGLSLGGEYGASATYLSEMAPREHRGFWASFQYMTLCGGQLCAIFVAVVLQGFLTEAELTAWGWRIPFVIGALLALGVYLLRRNLAETPSFENQAVDRPVSTAKLLWTEHRRESILVGMLSAGGGLAAYTYTSYMQKFLYNTVGFDKATATYIIAAALLWFTAMQPVFGALADKFGRKPMLLLFGIGGAIAAVPTFMTLETVTSPVVAALLIMIPLTLQSGYSANNALVKAELFPAHIRGLGVALPYAIGNALFAGTLEIVALGLKDAGIERAFYFYVAFVIAMAGVATLLLPETRERSLIVED, encoded by the coding sequence ATGAAAGCGTTGGCGATACCACGCAAGCGGCTGGTTTCTATCATCGGCGGCTCGGCGGGCAATCTCGTCGAATGGTACGATTGGTTCGCTTATGCTGCCTTCGCCATCTATTTCGCCCCGGTTTTCTTTCCGAAAGCCGATCCCACCGCGCAGCTCCTGAACTCGGCCGCGATTTTCGCGGTCGGTTTCGTCATGCGGCCGATCGGCGCGTGGGTGATGGGGCGCTTTGCCGACACGCGCGGGCGCAAGGCAGGATTGTCGTTGTCGGTCGCGCTGATGTTCAGCGGATCGATGCTGATCGCGGTGGCGCCGACCTATGCAACGGCGGGGCTTCTCGGCCCCGCGACGCTGCTCGTCGCGCGCATGCTGCAGGGCCTGTCGCTCGGCGGCGAATATGGCGCCAGTGCGACCTATTTGTCCGAGATGGCACCGCGCGAACATCGCGGCTTCTGGGCGAGCTTCCAATATATGACGCTGTGCGGCGGCCAGCTCTGCGCGATCTTTGTCGCCGTGGTGTTGCAGGGCTTCCTGACCGAGGCCGAGCTCACCGCGTGGGGCTGGCGCATTCCCTTCGTCATCGGCGCGCTGCTCGCACTCGGCGTCTATCTGCTGCGCCGCAACCTCGCCGAAACGCCGTCGTTCGAGAATCAGGCGGTCGACCGCCCGGTTTCGACCGCCAAGCTGCTGTGGACCGAACATCGGCGCGAGAGCATCCTTGTCGGCATGCTGTCGGCGGGCGGCGGCCTCGCCGCCTATACCTACACCAGTTATATGCAGAAATTCCTCTATAACACCGTGGGTTTCGACAAGGCGACCGCGACCTATATCATCGCCGCCGCGCTGCTGTGGTTCACCGCGATGCAGCCGGTGTTCGGGGCGCTGGCCGACAAATTCGGGCGCAAGCCAATGCTGCTCCTGTTCGGCATCGGCGGTGCGATCGCGGCGGTGCCGACCTTCATGACGCTGGAGACGGTGACCTCGCCGGTCGTCGCGGCGTTGCTCATCATGATCCCGCTGACGCTGCAGAGCGGCTACAGCGCGAACAACGCGCTGGTGAAGGCCGAGCTGTTCCCGGCGCACATCCGGGGTCTGGGCGTCGCGCTTCCCTATGCGATCGGCAATGCGCTGTTCGCGGGGACGCTCGAAATCGTCGCGCTTGGTCTGAAGGACGCGGGTATCGAGCGCGCCTTTTATTTCTATGTCGCCTTCGTCATTGCGATGGCGGGCGTCGCGACGCTGCTCCTCCCCGAGACACGCGAGCGGAGCCTGATCGTCGAAGACTGA
- the pgeF gene encoding peptidoglycan editing factor PgeF, translating into MNAPFENAAALDGIPHGFFGRRGGVSTGELASLNCGLGSGDDPALIAENRRRAAEAILPGAALTGLYQVHGNRCVIIAEDSDLAARPEADALATNRPGVLLGILTADCVPVLFADREAGVVGAAHAGWKGAIAGVTDATLDAMESLGARRSDIAVAIGPCIGRASYEVDDGFVQRFLSDDPANERFFAAGRAGHAMFDIAAYVAARLAAAGVTRIAIGGQDTYADAESWFSYRRACHKNENSYGRQLSVIGLR; encoded by the coding sequence GTGAACGCCCCGTTCGAGAACGCGGCCGCGCTGGACGGCATTCCGCACGGCTTCTTCGGCCGCCGCGGCGGCGTATCGACGGGCGAACTCGCCTCGCTCAACTGCGGCCTCGGTTCGGGCGACGATCCGGCGCTGATCGCCGAAAACCGGCGGCGCGCCGCCGAAGCAATATTGCCCGGCGCGGCGCTGACAGGGCTCTATCAGGTCCACGGAAATCGCTGCGTTATCATTGCTGAAGATAGCGACCTTGCCGCGCGCCCCGAAGCCGATGCGCTCGCCACCAACCGGCCGGGCGTCCTGCTAGGCATCCTCACCGCCGACTGCGTCCCGGTGCTGTTCGCCGATCGCGAAGCCGGCGTCGTAGGCGCCGCGCACGCGGGGTGGAAGGGCGCGATCGCCGGAGTGACCGATGCGACGCTCGACGCGATGGAAAGCCTCGGCGCCCGCCGCAGCGACATTGCCGTCGCCATCGGTCCGTGCATCGGCCGCGCCTCCTACGAAGTCGACGACGGCTTCGTGCAGCGCTTTCTTTCCGACGATCCGGCCAACGAGCGTTTCTTCGCCGCCGGCCGCGCCGGCCATGCAATGTTCGATATCGCCGCCTATGTCGCGGCGCGGCTCGCCGCCGCCGGGGTGACGCGAATTGCCATCGGCGGGCAGGACACTTATGCCGATGCCGAAAGCTGGTTCAGCTATCGCCGCGCATGCCACAAAAATGAAAACAGCTATGGCCGCCAACTATCGGTAATTGGGCTGAGATAA
- a CDS encoding GNAT family N-acetyltransferase yields MTKITPAADADVGELTLFASQTFTHTFGHIYDPADLSAFLAGWNPPEKLRAQIADPAWAIALAHGADGTIAGFIKMGPLDFDLPEGQPGDDAAELHQLYVGPAAQGTGIAAALMDWGIAWARERAAILYLSVFTENARAQAFYRRYGFVDVGRNAFRVGNHIDEDRFFRLDL; encoded by the coding sequence ATGACGAAGATAACCCCCGCCGCAGACGCGGATGTCGGCGAACTGACGCTGTTCGCAAGCCAGACCTTCACCCATACGTTCGGGCATATCTATGACCCCGCCGACCTCTCGGCCTTTCTCGCGGGGTGGAACCCGCCCGAAAAATTGCGCGCTCAAATCGCCGATCCGGCGTGGGCAATCGCCCTCGCGCACGGTGCCGACGGCACGATCGCCGGCTTCATCAAGATGGGCCCGCTCGATTTCGACCTGCCCGAAGGCCAGCCGGGCGACGACGCGGCCGAACTTCACCAGCTTTATGTCGGCCCGGCGGCGCAGGGCACGGGTATCGCCGCAGCGCTGATGGACTGGGGCATCGCCTGGGCGCGCGAGCGCGCAGCGATCCTCTACCTGTCGGTGTTCACGGAGAATGCCCGCGCCCAGGCTTTCTACCGCCGCTATGGCTTCGTCGACGTCGGACGCAACGCCTTTCGCGTCGGCAATCATATCGACGAAGACCGCTTCTTCAGGCTCGACCTGTGA
- a CDS encoding class I SAM-dependent methyltransferase — translation MIQIAAARAMTVADYMAAANAHYYATRDPLGTAGDFTTAPEISQMFGELVGIWIADLWMRAGSPAFRYVELGPGRGTLAADALRTMARFGCAPQRVHLVETSPVLRAAQSARLPAAVHHDDIADLPDDAPLLIVANEFFDALPIHQYVRTAEGWRERHVERHGHLVPMPGDVPADEAVPAVLREQGEGTIVETAPASAAIMQSCAFRLLRQGGAMLVIDYGYSGPAAGDTLQAVKAHCFADPFADPGEVDLTAHVDFTPLADTAKSAGVRVAGPVGQGDWLRRLGIDARVAALAAAAPGRADELAGQRDRLVDADAMGALFKAMALYAPQWPHPEGFDASEEAI, via the coding sequence ATGATCCAGATCGCGGCGGCGCGGGCGATGACGGTCGCCGACTATATGGCGGCGGCGAACGCGCATTATTATGCGACGCGCGACCCGCTCGGCACGGCGGGCGACTTCACCACCGCGCCCGAAATCAGCCAGATGTTCGGCGAACTGGTCGGCATCTGGATCGCCGACCTGTGGATGCGCGCCGGCAGCCCCGCCTTTCGCTATGTCGAACTCGGCCCCGGCCGCGGCACGCTCGCTGCCGATGCGCTCCGTACGATGGCGCGCTTCGGCTGCGCGCCGCAGAGGGTTCACCTCGTCGAGACAAGCCCGGTGCTGCGCGCTGCGCAATCCGCGCGCTTGCCCGCCGCTGTCCACCATGACGACATCGCCGACCTGCCCGACGATGCACCGCTGCTGATCGTCGCAAACGAGTTTTTTGATGCGTTGCCGATCCATCAATATGTCCGGACGGCGGAGGGCTGGCGCGAGCGTCACGTCGAGCGCCACGGTCATCTTGTGCCGATGCCCGGCGATGTCCCGGCCGACGAGGCGGTCCCCGCCGTGCTGCGCGAGCAAGGCGAAGGTACGATCGTGGAGACCGCGCCCGCCTCTGCCGCGATCATGCAGAGTTGCGCTTTCCGCCTTCTGCGGCAGGGCGGCGCGATGCTCGTCATCGACTATGGTTATAGCGGTCCCGCGGCGGGCGACACGCTGCAGGCGGTCAAGGCGCACTGCTTCGCCGATCCGTTCGCCGATCCGGGCGAGGTCGACCTGACCGCGCATGTCGATTTCACGCCCCTCGCCGATACCGCCAAGAGCGCCGGGGTGCGTGTCGCCGGGCCCGTCGGCCAGGGCGACTGGTTGCGCCGGCTCGGTATCGACGCGCGCGTGGCGGCGCTCGCAGCGGCAGCGCCCGGTCGCGCCGACGAGCTTGCGGGCCAGCGCGACCGGCTCGTCGATGCAGACGCGATGGGCGCGTTGTTCAAGGCCATGGCGCTCTACGCCCCGCAATGGCCGCATCCCGAAGGCTTTGACGCAAGCGAAGAGGCAATATGA
- the lgt gene encoding prolipoprotein diacylglyceryl transferase, whose product MFLFATLAEATQYVNFHDLMGENSEIAFSVFGLPIRWYALAYLAGIFVGYWYLLKLIAQPGAPMARRHADDMIFYAMLGIIVGGRLGYVLFYNLGSYLNDPLSIFKLWDGGMSLHGGVIGVLTAIWYVTRKEKLSFLRFCDYIACVVPFGLFFGRLANFVNGELWGRATTVPWAIIFPDSGTMDPRHPSQLYEAGLEGIVMFAILAFCFWRTDARYKPGFLFGLAAIIYGLSRFAVEFVREPDVQLGTLSWGLTMGQTLTVPMLVAGVWLVATAKGRRQRIEPVAGTDSIA is encoded by the coding sequence ATGTTTCTTTTTGCAACCTTAGCCGAAGCAACGCAATATGTGAACTTTCACGACCTGATGGGCGAGAACAGCGAGATTGCGTTCAGCGTCTTCGGCCTCCCCATCCGCTGGTATGCGCTGGCGTATCTGGCCGGGATTTTCGTCGGTTACTGGTATCTGCTGAAGCTGATTGCGCAGCCCGGAGCACCGATGGCGCGGCGTCACGCCGACGACATGATCTTCTACGCGATGCTCGGGATCATCGTCGGCGGGCGGCTCGGTTATGTATTGTTCTACAACCTCGGTTCCTATCTGAACGACCCGCTGTCGATCTTCAAACTGTGGGACGGCGGCATGTCGCTCCACGGCGGCGTCATCGGCGTGCTCACCGCGATCTGGTATGTGACCCGCAAGGAAAAGCTGAGCTTCCTGCGTTTTTGCGACTATATCGCCTGCGTCGTCCCCTTCGGCCTCTTCTTCGGCCGCCTCGCCAATTTCGTGAACGGCGAACTGTGGGGCCGCGCGACGACCGTGCCGTGGGCGATCATCTTTCCGGACAGCGGCACGATGGATCCGCGTCACCCGAGCCAGCTTTACGAAGCCGGGCTCGAAGGCATCGTCATGTTCGCGATTCTCGCCTTCTGCTTCTGGCGCACCGACGCGCGCTACAAGCCCGGCTTTCTCTTCGGGCTGGCGGCAATCATCTATGGCCTCAGCCGCTTCGCGGTCGAGTTCGTGCGCGAACCCGACGTCCAGCTCGGCACCTTGTCGTGGGGGCTGACGATGGGCCAGACGCTGACCGTCCCGATGCTCGTCGCGGGGGTGTGGCTGGTCGCGACCGCCAAGGGGCGCCGCCAGCGGATCGAACCGGTCGCGGGAACCGACAGCATTGCGTGA
- a CDS encoding class I adenylate-forming enzyme family protein has protein sequence MPSALDLRLDAAYNLITGPGGPIQVGSIERFGREVPFITNAPTNLADYVAYFSAQHSDATFLVEGDERLSFKQVYAAARQVAAGLIDGYGVARGDRVGIAMRNANAWCVTYIGVLLAGGCATLLNGWWQGGELAAGIDDSETKLVIADVQRAARLEEPGVSHGAKVITLDIAQPIDKAIAPITDAGGNSDTVLPVLTGDDLATILFTSGSTGQSKGAYSRHRAVVQGIFNYVTQTASIVHLLTEEGLMSDIQPATLICTPLFHVTAEIPVFLQSFALGRKLVLMPKWNAEEAMRLIQDEQVNYFVGVPLMSYEILTHPNRKNYDLSTCKSYAGGGAPRPPEHVKRLSEEMGDAKPLLGYGLTETNAVGCGIINENYLAKPLSTGPASKPLVDLAILDDNGNALAQGQVGEVCIRSIANFEGYWNNEAATRAAFFDNGYFRTGDLGYLDEDGYLFIVDRKKDIIIRGGENISCQEVEAAIYEHPEANECAVFGLPDERLGEVVGAVVWMKPGSTVTAEDMCSFLSARLAPYKVPCKIWMSNAALPKLGSEKIDKVTLRRQYREEYAAEAVA, from the coding sequence ATGCCATCCGCGCTCGATTTGCGCCTGGACGCCGCCTATAATCTGATCACCGGTCCGGGCGGGCCGATCCAGGTCGGATCCATCGAACGTTTCGGACGCGAGGTGCCCTTCATCACAAATGCGCCGACCAACCTTGCCGATTATGTTGCCTATTTTTCCGCGCAGCATAGCGATGCGACCTTTCTGGTCGAGGGCGATGAACGGCTGTCGTTCAAACAGGTCTATGCCGCCGCACGCCAGGTCGCGGCCGGGCTGATCGACGGCTATGGCGTTGCGCGCGGCGACCGCGTCGGCATCGCGATGCGCAACGCCAACGCGTGGTGCGTGACCTATATCGGGGTGCTGCTCGCGGGCGGGTGCGCCACTTTGCTCAACGGCTGGTGGCAGGGCGGCGAACTCGCGGCGGGGATCGACGACAGCGAGACGAAACTCGTCATCGCGGATGTCCAGCGCGCGGCGCGGCTCGAAGAACCCGGCGTGAGCCATGGCGCCAAGGTCATCACGCTCGATATTGCGCAGCCGATCGACAAGGCGATCGCACCGATCACCGACGCTGGCGGCAACTCCGACACGGTGCTTCCCGTCCTCACCGGCGACGACCTTGCGACAATCCTCTTCACTTCCGGGTCGACGGGCCAGTCGAAGGGCGCCTATTCGCGTCATCGCGCGGTGGTGCAGGGGATCTTCAACTATGTGACGCAGACGGCAAGCATCGTCCATTTGCTGACCGAAGAAGGGCTGATGTCGGACATCCAGCCGGCGACGCTGATCTGTACTCCCTTGTTCCACGTTACCGCCGAAATCCCGGTGTTCCTGCAAAGCTTCGCGCTGGGGCGCAAACTCGTCCTGATGCCCAAATGGAATGCCGAGGAGGCGATGCGGCTGATTCAGGACGAGCAGGTCAACTATTTCGTCGGCGTGCCGCTGATGAGCTATGAGATCCTCACCCATCCGAACCGCAAGAATTACGACCTGTCGACGTGCAAGAGCTACGCCGGCGGCGGCGCGCCGCGGCCGCCCGAGCATGTGAAGCGATTGTCGGAAGAGATGGGCGACGCCAAGCCGCTGCTCGGTTACGGGCTTACCGAAACCAATGCGGTCGGTTGCGGCATCATCAACGAAAACTACCTGGCCAAGCCGCTGTCGACGGGGCCGGCGTCGAAACCGCTCGTCGACCTTGCGATCCTCGACGACAATGGCAATGCCCTTGCGCAGGGACAGGTCGGCGAAGTGTGCATCCGGTCGATCGCCAATTTCGAAGGCTATTGGAACAACGAAGCGGCGACCAGGGCGGCCTTCTTCGACAATGGCTATTTCCGCACCGGCGATCTCGGTTATCTCGACGAAGACGGCTATCTGTTCATCGTCGACCGCAAGAAGGACATCATCATCCGCGGCGGCGAGAATATCAGCTGTCAGGAGGTCGAGGCGGCGATCTACGAACATCCCGAGGCGAATGAATGCGCCGTCTTCGGGCTGCCCGACGAACGGCTCGGCGAAGTCGTCGGGGCGGTGGTCTGGATGAAACCCGGCAGCACGGTGACTGCGGAGGATATGTGCTCGTTCCTCAGCGCGCGGCTTGCCCCCTATAAGGTGCCGTGCAAGATCTGGATGTCGAACGCCGCGCTGCCCAAGCTGGGCAGCGAAAAGATCGACAAGGTCACCCTGCGCCGTCAATATCGCGAAGAATATGCCGCGGAGGCGGTCGCGTAG
- a CDS encoding cytochrome b/b6 domain-containing protein, whose amino-acid sequence MDEIAALASPPTKRVYRHRMPTRIWHWVNAVTLLILLMSGLMIFNAHPRLYWGQYGANADHAWFAIGSTPQTGFVRIGRARIETTGVLGRWTDARGVEQTWAFPGWATIPTSYSLADGRRWHLFFAWVLSVALTLYMLWALFGGHLAKDLHIRRGEWSLRHIWRDIKDHARLRFPRGEAAARYNILQKFSYIGVIFILLPLMILTGLTMSPGFNATAPWLLDLFGGRQSARSVHFIAASALVLFFLVHIVMVLLAGPVNEVRSMITGWFRLPPERNAAP is encoded by the coding sequence ATGGACGAGATCGCTGCTCTGGCTTCTCCGCCGACGAAGCGCGTCTATCGCCACCGGATGCCGACGCGTATCTGGCACTGGGTCAATGCGGTGACCCTGCTCATCCTGCTGATGAGCGGGCTGATGATCTTCAACGCGCATCCGCGCCTCTATTGGGGCCAATATGGCGCGAACGCCGACCATGCCTGGTTCGCGATCGGATCGACCCCGCAAACCGGCTTCGTGCGGATCGGCAGGGCGCGGATCGAGACGACCGGCGTGCTCGGGCGCTGGACCGACGCCAGGGGTGTCGAACAGACGTGGGCCTTTCCCGGCTGGGCGACGATCCCGACCAGCTACAGCCTTGCGGACGGGCGCCGCTGGCACCTGTTTTTCGCGTGGGTGCTGTCGGTCGCACTGACGCTCTACATGCTGTGGGCCCTGTTCGGCGGCCATCTGGCGAAGGATTTGCACATCCGGCGCGGCGAATGGTCGCTGCGGCATATCTGGCGGGACATCAAGGATCACGCCCGGCTGCGCTTTCCGCGGGGCGAGGCGGCGGCGCGTTATAATATCCTCCAGAAATTCAGCTATATCGGGGTCATATTCATCCTGCTGCCGCTGATGATCCTGACCGGGCTCACCATGTCGCCCGGGTTCAATGCCACCGCGCCGTGGCTGCTCGACCTGTTCGGCGGGCGGCAGTCAGCGCGCTCGGTCCACTTCATCGCCGCATCGGCGCTCGTCCTCTTCTTCCTTGTCCATATCGTCATGGTGCTGCTCGCCGGGCCGGTGAACGAGGTCCGCTCGATGATCACCGGCTGGTTTCGCCTGCCACCCGAACGGAACGCGGCGCCATGA